The Helianthus annuus cultivar XRQ/B chromosome 11, HanXRQr2.0-SUNRISE, whole genome shotgun sequence region tcgtttaatcgaaaagtcaaactatatgaacaacggattgacttttagctAATAATCTATGAtagaacgaattagagagggttatgaatgcttacaaaggttctaatgaagcttagatagcACTATGAGGCTGCCTTGACGACCAGAAAGCTCCTGGAATGCCTTGTGAAGTTTTGATAGTTGTGATGTTCTTGTTTCTCTAGCTCAAGACCCACAAGAATGAAGcatttgatctgatttatggagTTCCAGATGTTCTAAGAAGTCCACAAGTGTCCTACTTTGCATGTAATCTTATTGGAGGGCTTGGGAGGTGGAGAAAGCTGGCAACAACTcacaaaatcggacccaaatagCTCAATTCGCGAGTTACTGCATCTGACAGtgggtcgcggcccgcattaggcagcccaggcgggccgcctggtgTCTGCAGCTGCCAAACTTTGTTTAAAagtggcagttttggtccctgtcttcgcacgcgaggttttggctatttattttgactcgtaaacccctaaacttggtttttaggaaccttgggacatttaccaacatggtaaagccctcggttaactttgcgctcacccgaaaagtcatgaaattcgacgttgacgcttttaacccctcaagtacggttttggccataactttcttatacgataacgaaacttcatgaaatttttaccacatattctagtgagtatattttagcattacaaagcttcgggtctgccaaaagttcactcagaggtataaattcaacatgttgacacttttagcccctatagtttgtaattcctcactttcgggcaatttccgctttgtatgatccatgatccatccgtttagggttataaacattatgtagggttatcatagagtccatttatccattgttgacactttggacccttacgttccatagttttcactgtttgtcaactttagtccctctaaagtatgttttcgcatatgcaaagtctgtgacacgtgtcaatacattattggacgtaaattttcgaggtgttacatcctcacccccttaaaagaaatctcgacctcaagatttactgaaacaaatgagggtatttttccttcatcgtggattccacttcccacgtatattcgggacctctacgagcatcccatttgaccttgacaataggtatatacttccttcgaagcttcttcacctgtcgatactcgatcgacaatggtttttccacgaacttcaaactctcatctatgtgtatatctgtatgcggtataaccagtgattcatcagcgaaacacttcttcaaattacagatgtggaacacattatgaatagcgctaagttcttcaggcaagtttaacttgtaagacCACTCCCATTGGTGACCTCAAATGAGTTGGGTTGCCACTTGGTCAATTTGTATTGgtttctttttaaaaaataaaaaaaaaagaaaaaaaatcttgGCAACCTGGTTGGTATAGCGACCGAGGTCACAACCCATCCAATTTCAATTTTTGTCACTTTCCAATGCCACTTGTCTCACTATGATTGGTACACCAAATTaatattatttttcaatttttactttAATAAGTTCTTCCCCTATCAATTAAATTACTTAAATAACTTTTCTAatttaaacttaaaaataaaactaaatataCTGTATTTCTTAGTTTTTTTGTGAGCATACCggtataaattttattaaaaacagagTTCGTTCAAAAATGAAAGTAAATAtactgattttttttaaaaaatgttttttatatataaattcaCATTATCTTATTTGCCATGTGTCCACATTCTATTGGTTTGTtagatttttttataaattttgttatCTAAAATCTAACATTATCTAATTTAAAAATGGATGAAACTTGTTATAAATATGACATATAACTAGCTTATATTCATATCTAATCCTACTTTTTATTTCTAACATGGGTTCTTCATTTCCAAATTTTTATGTGAATCTTGGAGATTCTGGAGATTACCCGAATAGTCAGTACAATGAAAACACTATGTTTCTTTCAAACCCGAGTCATGTTCATGTCACTGAAAATTTTCAAACCTCACCAAATACTGAGAAACATACACGAAGTACTAAATGGGATGTTGCTGAAGATGTCGCTTTAATGTCAtcatggtgtcttgctagtgaaAATAAAATTCGTGGCAAGAACCAGAGATCTATGGCATTGTGGGCAGAAGTAAAGAAGTTGTATGACGAAGCTCAGGCAGAAAATCCAGAAAAGCTTGGTGTAAGGAATGTAGAACAAATGAAAGGTCGTTATAAACGGCTTAACGAAAGTGTCCAAAAGTGGGTTGGTGCATACCGGGAAGCATATCGTCGCGTAAAAAGCGGAATGAGCCAGAGAGATGTTGAGGGTGAAGCTCATAAAATTTATGAGCATGAAGTTAAAAGCAAGTTCACTGATTCTGTGGTTTTTAATGAAGTTATGTGTAAACACCCGAAGTGGGAGCTACAAATACATCGCGACACAACACGTTCTCGTCCAGAATGTGAAACGGAGGAAGCAGAAAGCGGAGGCAGTACGAAAAGATCAAGAACTACTGAAGAAGGGAACTATTCCAAGCCAGAAACACCAAATAGTGGTGGTTCCACAATTCAACGTCCAACAGGTAGAGATGCAGCTAAAAAAAGGGTAAAGGTAAGGTTTCTGATGGAGTTGCTGAACAACTTTATGCATTGACGCTTTGTAGAGACACTGAGAATGAACTTTTTAAAAGAAAACTCGACCTGGAGCAAGAAAAACTACGTCAAAAGGATGAAAGAGACACGAAGAAAATGCAACTTCTGCATCTTAACACTCTTTTAGCAAAGGATCATTTGACGCCTCAAGATGAAGACATGAAAAACTTTCTGATGTCGAAGTTTTATGGAAAATGAATCTAGTTTCGTATTTCATATGTGTGTAAGATTATCTATTATGTTTTAATGCATTTGTAAGATATTTGATTATCAAGttatgtatttcatgtatgtgtAAGATATAACAATCTAATATTATCTGCTTATTGTAACATATCTTCGATTTTCCACTTGTTAATTTTTCACTGGTTGTTTGGATCTTATTTAGATAAGATAATTTACGTTATCCGGTCAATTTAACATTATCTTCGATTTTCCACTTGTCAACTTTTCATTGGTTCGTTGGATCTTATTTAGATAAGATGATTTAACTTTATCCGGTTAAATtaacattatctttggttctccACCTGTCAAATTTTCATTGGTTCCTTGGATCTTATTTAGATAAGATAATTTAACTCTATCCGGTCAAAATAACATTATCTTTGATTTTCCATTTGTCAAAATTTCATTGGTAGCTTAGATTTTATTTAGATAAGATAATTTGACTCTATCTTATCATAACATTCATTATTTCCTGTATAAATAGAATATTATGTTGACATGTTTTCTCATCCAACCCAAACTTATCAATTCCATCTGTTTTAAATGTCATATAATGAAAGCTTATTAGAGAGTTCGAGTTCCGATTCATCGGACTCGAATGATTTTGATGCATGGCACGAACGAGTTATTCAATCAAATCGTCAACTTGAGGACATCATGATTGAATTACTCATAAGTGAGCCTAATATGATCATACAAGATCATCCTCGGGCAAGAAGGAGGTACTGCAATCGAGAACGTGAGCATGGTGAGGCACGTTTGATGCAAGACTACTTTGTTGATAACCCAACGTATGATCAAGCAACCTTTCGGCGTAGATTTCGAATGCAAAAACCATTATTCCTACGTATAGTGGCTGCCGTTACGGCCAACGACATATATTTTCAACAAAGACGTGATGCCACAGGTAGACAAGGTCTTTCACCATTGCAGAAGTGTACTGGAGCTATGCGGGTGTTAGCGTATGGGACATCAGCAGATGCACATGATGAATATTTGAGAATGAGTGAAACTGTAACAAGGGCCTCTCTTATAAAGTTCGTAGAAGGTGTTATTTCATGCTTCGGTCAAGAGTACCTTAGAAGGCCAAATAATGGTGATTTAGCAAGACTACTCCATGTTGGGGCAGACCGTGGATTCCCAGGAATGGTAGGCAGTATTGACTGTATGCACTGGGAATGGAAAAATTGTCCCACTGCTTGGGCCGGGCAATATGCAGGTAGAAGCGGTAAACCAACAATTATTTTAGAAGCCGTTGCATCATATGACTTATGGATATGGCATGCATTCTTCGGAACACCAGGTACGTGCAATGACATTAATGTCCTTCAGCGATCTCCTGTTTTTGATGATGTATTGTCAGGTCAAGCCCCACATGTGAGTTACGTTGTGAATGGTCGGGAATATAATAGGACATATTATCTCACTGATGGAATATATCCTTCATGGGCTGCCTTTGTGAAGTCCATAACTTCTCCACAGCTTCGGAAACATAAATTATTTGCTCAACATCAAGAGGCCGTTAGAAAAGATGTTGAACGGGCATTTGGAGTTCTACAAGCTCGGTTCGCATTTCTTCGACACCCATGTCTTGTGTGGGACAAGGATATGATGGGTAAAATTATGATTGCATGTATAATCATTCATAATATGATCGTTGAGGATGAGCGAGACACGTACCTTCACTATTATGATCCATCTGAATTTCTAAATGACACACCTACAAACCGGCATCAAACAAGCTCTACTGAAGGTGATGAGCAATCTTTTCAATACTCAACTGAACGAATTGCAGATCTATCAAGTTATATGACCAATAGGACACAACTTCACAATAGAGAAGCTCATAATGCTTTAAAAAATGATCTGATTGAGCATATATGGCAAAAATTTTCCGTTGATGAATAATTATGTAGTTCGTATCGTCTGTAATTGTATTATTAGATTCCATGTTccgattgtaactttatttatcTATTTAATTAAGTATTTTGATGCATGtaattttttaatcattttttatatttaaaataatatagttttaaaaaaataaacatttttattacTTATAATAAATTTTATATCATAATTTAAATTCTAAATCATAATATATTTAGTAAAAAATAGTTTAGGTTGGGTTGTTAATGGGTGTGAAATATTGAGATAGGTTGGGTTGTTtaggtggaagagagagaaattagTTTTTTATTAAAAGTTAGGTTGGTTTGGGTTGTGAGTGTGGATAGTCTAAGCAACTGACCCAacacgttcgacaatctcgaaaggtcctatatatctcgggcttagcttgcctttcttaccaaatcgcatcacccctttccagggcgatactttaagcaataccttatcacctacatcgaagtgaaaatctttgcgcttaggatccgcataactcttctgcctatccctggcagctttcaaacgatcgcggatctgaacgatcttgtccgtcgtctcaaaaacaatttctggtcctgatagttggacatctccaacttctgcccaacagatgggcgatctacactttctaccgtatagggcctcaaaaggcgcagcttttatgctggaatggtagctattgttgtaggagaattcaactagtggtaggttcttatcccaactaccacctaaatcgatcgcacatgcacgaagcatgtcttccaaagtttgaatagtacgctcactctgaccatcagtctgaggatgataagccgtactaaaattcaaacgagtgcccaatgattgttggaagctcttccaaaaatgcgacgtatatctagtatctctatcagagataatagatacaggtataccatgcaacgctacaatcttatcgacgtataattgagctaacatatcggagctatacgtctccttgatgggtagaaaatgagctgacttcgtcagtctatctactatgacccatatggtatcatttccctttctcgtcttcggcaacttggtgatgaaatccattgtcaccgtttcccatttccacttgggaatttcaggttgttgaagcaaacctgacggcttctgatgctcagtcttgacttgcgcacaagtcaaacatttagctacatgctcagctactgactttttcaaaccaatccaccagtagtttgcttttagatcctggtacatcttatcagctccaggatgaacggaatatttagagctgtgggctttctggaggataacatcccgaagtcctccataaactggaacccatattcgtccatcaGCCtaagcattccatctttgtcgtaggataactgctcctcagttactcctaacttttcttcaggatagttagcttccaacacagcttccttttgtgcggctaacaccctttcgttcaaactattccttatttcaatgcgcttggcattgattctgattggtttcactctttcttttctgcttaaggcgtcggcaactacatttgccttgcctggatggtatcttatctcacagtcgtaatcatttaaagtttccatccaccgtctttgtcgcatgttcaattctttctgattgaacaagtgttgaagactcttgtgatccgaataaattatacacttggttccatacaagtaatgtctccatagcttcaatgcaaatacaactgcacccagttccaaatcgtgggtggtgtagttcttctcgtgcacctttagttgtcgagaagcgtaggcaatgactttgcctctttgcataagtacacagcccatgccagtatgtgatgcatcacaatacaccacgaattcttctataccatcgggcaatgtcaacactggcgcattgctcaacttcttcttcaaaatgtcgaaggattcctgctgcttagggccccaatcgaacttaatcttcttacgagtcaacgaagttaggggcgcagcaatccttgaaaagttttcaatgaatcgcctatagtatcctgccaatccaaggaaactgcgaatctcggtaggagtcttcggctcctgccaattcatgactgcttctaccttagcgggatccacttggataccacgctcgcttaccacatgtccaaggaactggacttctcgaagccaaaattcacacttcgaaaatttggcataaagtttctcacgatgtaggagtttgagaatacaacgaaggtgtttctcatggtcagcttggttcttcgagtagataaggatgtcgtcaataaagacgatgacgaatttatctagataaggcttgcagacacgattcatgagatccatgaatgcggctggtgcgttagtgagcccaaaaggcatcactaggaactcgtaatgtccataacgagtcctaaacgctgtcttgtgcacatcttcatccttgaccttcaactgatgataacctgacctcaggtcgatcttcgaaaagtagcttgctccttgcaactgatcgaacagatcgtcgatcctgggtaacggatatctattcttaatagtgactttgttaagctcacagtaatcgatgcacagacgcatcgacccatctttctttttaacgaacaagattggcgctccccaaggagacgagctaggtctaataaaacccttagctaacagatcatccaattgcgtcctcaactctttcatctccgttggtgccaacctatatggtgctcttgctactggcgctgcacccggaatgatgtctattcgaaactccacttgcctatccggtggtaaaccgggtagttcttcagggaatacctcagggtATTCAGagatgacagggatgtcttcgatcttaggctttggctcatcaatagtaacttgtgccatataaatgacacatcccttctgcaggcatctggatgccttgagcatagacacttgctccggcaatccatgctgggtatctccctggatagtaagtgactcaccagacggagtcttcaccaccacttgctttctattgcacacaatctgggcttggttatgcgataaccaatccatgcctatcactatatcgaatccagctagcttaaagggaagcaaggataacgggaaagaatgattcctaatggatataacacatccatctagaacagtcgaggcggtttctatggttccgtcggctaattccacctcatactttacacttaaggttttaacaggtaggtttaacaatttacagaacttatcatctacaaatgacctatcagctcctgaatcaaataggactctagcaaaaacatcatttacaagaaaagtacctgtaatgacgttgtcatctagaactgcttccttggcgtccattttgaagactcttgcattggtcttctttccatcatcggctttcttagcattctttgggcaatttggtcggatgtgccctttctcattgcaaccataacaagttgcatccttaagtttcttacaatctaatgccttatgatccggggacttacaaatcccacataaTTTTTGCTGAGATTGAGgtctagactcctgcctgcatttcccaaaatgatgcttcctacaaacctagcacctgggtttctcacccgactgatgatctcccttcttgaatcccgacccttttctgtggtcgttgttccctcggtgtcttttctccgatctccgtgaggtatcgtcctcacgtttcctcttggtTTCCTCCGAGTTCTtaatagctctcaatctgactacatcttgagtgagggagagggatagatcagctactgatctgaacgtcgtaggccttgatgccttaacgctcgccttgatctcttgtgccaaacccccaataaaacgggcgatccttCTTGGCTCTGGGGTCACCAAAtatggcactaatcgagataGAGTGTTGAAGGTAGTAAGATATGCCTaacagtcgaggttcttcatcaccagggatacgaaatccgactCAATCCTTTCGACTTCGTGTTGCGggcagaaattttctttgatcagggctacaaactgatcccaggtCATACTGTACAGAGTGGCCTTACCGGCGGCTTGTAGGAGAGATTTCCACCATGCTAgagcatctcctttgaatgactgggacacgtacttcactacgtccctatcagcacacccgctgatatcaacaaccgtatccatctcatctaaccacgtcatgcagtcgactgctcctttctccccagtaaaatctctgggtttgcatgagacgaaatatttatacgtacaggacttgctgtgcgtttcATGCTTCTGCTTGATCTCCTGTTTCGagatactgctgtggttggaggagtgattatcctcatcattcttctttggctcatctttctttgatacatcattcttagagggcggcttgctatgagcctctgaatgagtcttgggcttggcGTGCGAtacggttcgggtcctactccgagtcccgctcgattccctgaattgcctatccatggccttggcaacagcattttctaccagtgcttgtagttccgcaccagttacatGAATCTTGGTGTTATCAGGGTGTTCCTCAGaacgactgtttgtttcttccgattttgccatgtagctttaagagcTACAataaagtaaggacaaggtctatttagaaacctaacagtattatcgttcttgatgatttattaaccatggtaataatagccataatagttaatttatttaatttcattcagcactTTTAACAGCATttatcatagaatgaaatatatatattggcacaataggcctagtcacttggacaaatttctaaattttaaatttagatttctataggattaaaatttgtataattaaacaaataatcctttgcttggcagggagttataaaccacaactgcctttttgttttatatgacatagtcaaaacccgtaggcatcaagtcataatcagacctgtatacagatataatctgtgaataatttattaaaagggtggcttgtgtgattttacagatcacgcttggccaagaatgttaacatgtttacagatgttaacagagatttgaatctttttaaccaggctttaccatattggccaggccttttaataagacattcaggctaggttttacctttttaagattcttattaaaatggtaaatcaaaataataattgatatttttcatttatttgtatattatgtcatgcatatagataaaatgaaaaacttaaattaaccatttttaaATAGAAGTAGACTAGTacaactttgccctaaacgggacttttactcaaataacatgcccacgcaggggctaaaccaaaaatcaacaaaacaaaacaaacaaacaaacagacaaaacaaacccacgcaggggttaacagaaacaacatacccacgcaggggtagaataagagaaatatacccacgcaggggtagaatacaggaataaatgtcctcgtagggacatgagtaaatgagctaTCAAAcacaggatttaataatccttcttacccttacccttgatcaagtcaaccatcttcttaaacatt contains the following coding sequences:
- the LOC110907935 gene encoding uncharacterized protein LOC110907935 isoform X1, whose product is MSYNESLLESSSSDSSDSNDFDAWHERVIQSNRQLEDIMIELLISEPNMIIQDHPRARRRYCNREREHGEARLMQDYFVDNPTYDQATFRRRFRMQKPLFLRIVAAVTANDIYFQQRRDATGRQGLSPLQKCTGAMRVLAYGTSADAHDEYLRMSETVTRASLIKFVEGVISCFGQEYLRRPNNGDLARLLHVGADRGFPGMVGSIDCMHWEWKNCPTAWAGQYAGRSGKPTIILEAVASYDLWIWHAFFGTPGTCNDINVLQRSPVFDDVLSGQAPHVSYVVNGREYNRTYYLTDGIYPSWAAFVKSITSPQLRKHKLFAQHQEAVRKDVERAFGVLQARFAFLRHPCLVWDKDMMGKIMIACIIIHNMIVEDERDTYLHYYDPSEFLNDTPTNRHQTSSTEGDEQSFQYSTERIADLSSYMTNRTQLHNREAHNALKNDLIEHIWQKFSVDE
- the LOC110907935 gene encoding uncharacterized protein LOC110907935 isoform X2, with translation MSYNESLLESSSSDSSDSNDFDAWHERVIQSNRQLEDIMIELLISEPNMIIQDHPRARRRYCNREREHGEARLMQDYFVDNPTYDQATFRRRFRMQKPLFLRIVAAVTANDIYFQQRRDATGRQGLSPLQKCTGAMRVLAYGTSADAHDEYLRMSETVTRASLIKFVEGVISCFGQEYLRRPNNGDLARLLHVGADRGFPGMVGSIDCMHWEWKNCPTAWAGQYAGRSGKPTIILEAVASYDLWIWHAFFGTPGQAPHVSYVVNGREYNRTYYLTDGIYPSWAAFVKSITSPQLRKHKLFAQHQEAVRKDVERAFGVLQARFAFLRHPCLVWDKDMMGKIMIACIIIHNMIVEDERDTYLHYYDPSEFLNDTPTNRHQTSSTEGDEQSFQYSTERIADLSSYMTNRTQLHNREAHNALKNDLIEHIWQKFSVDE
- the LOC110905203 gene encoding glutathione S-transferase T3-like, which encodes MGSSFPNFYVNLGDSGDYPNSQYNENTMFLSNPSHVHVTENFQTSPNTEKHTRSTKWDVAEDVALMSSWCLASENKIRGKNQRSMALWAEVKKLYDEAQAENPEKLGVRNVEQMKGRYKRLNESVQKWVGAYREAYRRVKSGMSQRDVEGEAHKIYEHEVKSKFTDSVVFNEVMCKHPKWELQIHRDTTRSRPECETEEAESGGSTKRSRTTEEGNYSKPETPNSGGSTIQRPTGRDAAKKRVKVRDTENELFKRKLDLEQEKLRQKDERDTKKMQLLHLNTLLAKDHLTPQDEDMKNFLMSKFYGK